Proteins co-encoded in one Pseudomonas fluorescens genomic window:
- a CDS encoding peptidoglycan DD-metalloendopeptidase family protein: MTTEPSKAPPLYPKTHLLAASGIAALLSLALLVFPSSDVEAKKTTLSLELESPAEQLTQDQDAADAAQATNEPVASPFAQIENGAEDAPETAQAAPVPAPVTPEKKAPGHREVIVSKGDTLSTLFEKVGLPAAAVHEVLASDKQAKQFSQLKHGQKLEFELNPQGQLTNLHSKVSDVETITLTKNDKGYVFNRVTAKPTVRTAYVHGVINSSLSQSAARAGLSHSLTMDMASVFGYDVDFAQDIRQGDEFDVIYEQKVVNGKAVGNGPILSARFTNRGKTYTAVRYTNKQGNSSYYTADGNSMRKAFIRTPVDFARISSKFSMGRKHPILNKIRAHKGVDYAAPRGTPIKAAGDGKVLLAGRRGGYGNTVIIQHGNTYRTLYGHMQGFAKGVKTGGTVKQGQVIGYIGTTGLSTGPHLHYEFQVNGVHVDPLGQKLPMADPIAKSERARFLAQSQPLMARMDQEKATMLASSKR, translated from the coding sequence ATGACCACTGAACCGTCTAAAGCGCCACCGCTTTACCCGAAGACCCACCTGCTCGCCGCAAGTGGGATCGCCGCCCTTCTCAGCCTGGCGCTCCTGGTGTTCCCTTCCAGTGATGTTGAAGCCAAAAAGACGACCCTGAGCCTTGAACTGGAAAGTCCCGCTGAACAACTGACACAAGATCAAGACGCTGCTGACGCGGCTCAAGCCACAAATGAACCAGTAGCTTCGCCCTTCGCACAAATCGAAAACGGTGCAGAAGATGCACCCGAAACCGCCCAGGCCGCGCCAGTGCCGGCACCGGTTACTCCTGAAAAGAAAGCCCCAGGCCACAGGGAAGTGATCGTATCCAAGGGTGACACCCTTTCGACATTGTTCGAGAAGGTCGGCCTCCCTGCCGCTGCAGTGCACGAAGTACTGGCAAGCGACAAACAGGCCAAGCAGTTCAGCCAGCTCAAACACGGCCAGAAACTCGAATTCGAACTCAATCCGCAAGGCCAACTGACCAACCTGCACAGCAAAGTCAGTGACGTCGAAACCATTACCCTGACCAAGAATGACAAGGGGTATGTCTTCAATCGCGTTACCGCCAAACCCACCGTTCGTACCGCCTATGTCCACGGCGTGATCAACAGCTCGCTGTCCCAGTCCGCCGCGCGCGCCGGTCTGTCCCACAGCCTCACCATGGATATGGCCAGTGTGTTCGGCTACGACGTCGACTTCGCCCAGGATATCCGCCAGGGTGACGAGTTCGACGTGATCTACGAACAGAAAGTGGTCAATGGCAAAGCCGTCGGCAACGGCCCGATCCTGTCCGCCCGCTTCACCAACCGCGGCAAGACCTACACCGCCGTGCGCTACACCAACAAACAGGGCAACAGCAGCTACTACACCGCCGATGGCAACAGCATGCGCAAGGCGTTCATCCGTACTCCGGTGGACTTCGCCCGCATCAGCTCCAAGTTTTCCATGGGCCGCAAACATCCGATTCTCAACAAGATCCGCGCCCACAAAGGTGTCGACTATGCGGCTCCACGCGGCACGCCAATCAAGGCGGCCGGTGACGGCAAAGTGTTGTTGGCCGGTCGCCGTGGTGGTTACGGCAACACCGTGATCATTCAGCACGGCAACACCTACCGCACGCTGTACGGTCACATGCAAGGCTTCGCCAAAGGTGTGAAAACCGGCGGCACGGTCAAGCAGGGCCAAGTCATCGGCTACATCGGCACTACCGGCCTGTCTACCGGTCCGCACTTGCACTATGAGTTCCAGGTCAACGGCGTTCACGTCGATCCATTGGGCCAGAAGCTGCCGATGGCCGACCCGATCGCCAAATCCGAGCGCGCTCGCTTCCTGGCGCAGAGCCAGCCGTTGATGGCTCGCATGGATCAAGAGAAGGCCACCATGCTAGCCTCGAGCAAGCGTTAA
- the nusG gene encoding transcription termination/antitermination protein NusG encodes MAKRWYVVHAYSGYEKHVMRSLIERVKLAGMEDGFGEILVPTEEVVEMRNGQKRKSERKFFPGYVLVQMDMNEGTWHLVKDTPRVMGFIGGTADKPAPITDKEAEAILRRVADGSDKPKPKTLFEPGETVRVNDGPFADFNGVVEEVNYEKSRIQVAVLIFGRSTPVELEFSQVEKV; translated from the coding sequence GTGGCTAAGCGTTGGTACGTTGTGCATGCTTACTCGGGTTACGAGAAGCATGTCATGCGTTCGTTGATCGAGCGCGTAAAGCTGGCTGGCATGGAAGATGGCTTCGGCGAAATTCTGGTTCCCACTGAAGAAGTGGTTGAGATGCGTAATGGCCAGAAGCGCAAAAGCGAACGCAAGTTCTTCCCTGGTTATGTGCTGGTACAGATGGATATGAACGAGGGTACTTGGCACTTGGTCAAGGATACTCCTCGGGTGATGGGTTTTATCGGCGGTACTGCTGACAAGCCTGCGCCAATCACTGATAAAGAAGCAGAGGCGATCCTGCGTCGCGTTGCTGACGGTAGCGACAAGCCGAAGCCGAAGACGTTGTTCGAGCCAGGCGAAACCGTTCGAGTCAATGACGGCCCGTTCGCTGACTTTAACGGTGTTGTTGAAGAAGTTAACTACGAAAAGAGCCGGATCCAAGTGGCGGTGCTCATTTTCGGACGCTCTACTCCGGTAGAGTTGGAGTTCAGTCAGGTCGAAAAGGTCTAG
- the argC gene encoding N-acetyl-gamma-glutamyl-phosphate reductase, whose protein sequence is MVKVGIVGGTGYTGVELLRLLAQHPQAEVVVITSRSEAGLAVADMYPNLRGHYDGLAFSVPDIKTLGACDVVFFATPHGVAHALAGELLAAGTKVIDLSADFRLQDADEWAKWYGQPHGAPELLDEAVYGLPEVNREQIKKARLIAVPGCYPTATQLGFLPLLEAGIADASHLIADCKSGVSGAGRGAAVGSLYSETSESMKAYAVKGHRHLPEIRQGLRRAAGKDVGLTFVPHLTPMIRGIHSTLYATVVDRSVDLQALFEKRYANEPFVDVMPAGSHPETRSVRGANVCRIAVHRPQDGDLVVVLSVIDNLVKGASGQAVQNMNILFGLDERFGLSHAGMLP, encoded by the coding sequence ATGGTCAAGGTCGGTATCGTCGGCGGCACGGGTTACACCGGTGTCGAACTGCTGCGTCTGTTGGCACAGCATCCGCAGGCAGAAGTGGTTGTGATCACTTCCCGATCCGAGGCCGGGCTGGCCGTGGCTGACATGTACCCGAACCTGCGCGGCCACTACGATGGCCTGGCGTTCAGTGTGCCTGACATCAAGACCCTGGGCGCTTGCGACGTGGTGTTCTTCGCGACTCCGCACGGCGTTGCCCACGCATTGGCCGGTGAATTGCTGGCAGCGGGCACCAAGGTCATCGACCTGTCCGCGGACTTCCGTCTGCAGGACGCCGATGAGTGGGCCAAGTGGTACGGCCAGCCGCACGGTGCGCCGGAGCTTCTGGACGAGGCCGTTTACGGCTTGCCGGAAGTCAACCGTGAGCAAATCAAGAAAGCACGCCTGATCGCGGTGCCGGGTTGCTACCCGACCGCAACCCAGCTGGGTTTCCTGCCATTGCTCGAGGCGGGCATTGCCGATGCTTCCCACCTGATCGCTGACTGCAAATCCGGCGTCAGCGGTGCCGGTCGTGGTGCTGCCGTAGGCTCGCTGTACTCCGAGACGTCGGAAAGCATGAAGGCCTATGCGGTGAAAGGTCACCGTCATCTGCCGGAAATTCGTCAGGGGCTGCGTCGTGCGGCGGGCAAGGATGTCGGCCTGACCTTCGTTCCACACCTGACGCCGATGATTCGCGGCATTCATTCCACGCTCTATGCGACCGTGGTTGATCGCTCGGTGGATCTGCAGGCGTTGTTCGAGAAGCGTTATGCCAATGAACCGTTCGTCGATGTGATGCCGGCTGGCAGTCACCCGGAAACCCGCAGTGTGCGTGGCGCGAACGTTTGCCGTATCGCGGTTCATCGTCCACAGGATGGTGATCTGGTGGTGGTGCTGTCGGTGATCGACAATCTGGTCAAGGGCGCGTCGGGTCAGGCGGTGCAGAACATGAACATTCTGTTCGGTCTGGATGAGCGCTTTGGTCTGTCCCACGCGGGCATGCTGCCGTAA
- the hemJ gene encoding protoporphyrinogen oxidase HemJ, with the protein MLYLWIKALHIVSIVCWFAGLFYLPRLFVYHAQSEDSISKERFSVMERKLYRGIMGPAMIAALIFGGWLIYLNPSIFSTGGWIHAKLTLVVLLIGYHHMCGAQVKRFARGENTRSHVFYRWFNEVPVLILLAIVILVVVKPF; encoded by the coding sequence ATGCTCTATCTATGGATCAAAGCGCTTCATATCGTCAGCATCGTTTGCTGGTTTGCCGGACTGTTCTACCTGCCGCGACTGTTCGTTTATCACGCACAAAGTGAAGACTCGATCAGCAAGGAACGCTTCAGCGTCATGGAACGCAAGCTGTATCGCGGCATCATGGGCCCGGCGATGATCGCCGCGCTGATCTTCGGCGGCTGGCTGATTTACCTGAACCCGAGCATTTTCAGCACAGGTGGCTGGATCCACGCCAAGCTGACCCTGGTCGTACTGTTGATCGGCTATCACCACATGTGCGGCGCGCAGGTAAAACGTTTTGCCCGTGGCGAGAACACCCGCAGCCATGTCTTTTATCGCTGGTTCAATGAAGTGCCGGTTCTGATATTGCTGGCTATCGTAATTCTGGTCGTGGTCAAGCCGTTCTAA
- the erpA gene encoding iron-sulfur cluster insertion protein ErpA, with protein sequence MSVESFTPTALQFTQGAAHKVKSLVDEEGNDRLKLRVFVTGGGCSGFQYGFTFDEDVAEDDTIVEREGVSLVVDPMSFQYLAGAEVDYQEGLEGSRFVIKNPNATTTCGCGSSFSI encoded by the coding sequence ATGAGCGTCGAATCCTTCACCCCCACGGCTTTGCAATTCACCCAGGGTGCCGCGCACAAGGTGAAGAGCCTGGTCGATGAAGAGGGGAATGATCGCTTGAAGCTGCGCGTATTCGTTACGGGCGGCGGTTGTTCAGGGTTTCAGTACGGCTTCACCTTCGATGAAGATGTGGCCGAGGACGACACCATCGTCGAGCGCGAAGGTGTGAGTCTGGTGGTTGATCCGATGAGCTTCCAGTATCTGGCAGGTGCCGAGGTGGACTACCAGGAAGGTCTGGAAGGTTCGCGGTTCGTGATCAAGAACCCGAACGCAACCACGACTTGTGGCTGTGGCTCTTCGTTCTCGATCTGA
- a CDS encoding anhydro-N-acetylmuramic acid kinase, whose protein sequence is MALYIGVMSGTSLDGLDIALIEQTSAIHLIATHYIPMPESLRAELLGLCASGHDEIARSAIAQQNWVKLAAEGIHVLLEQQQLKPAAIRAIGSHGQTIRHEPARGFTVQIGNPALLTELTGITVVSDFRSRDVAAGGQGAPLVPAFHEALFEERTGNRAVLNVGGFSNLSLIEPNKPVAGFDCGPGNVLMDAWIHRQRGENYDRNGQWAASGKVEPTLLKALLNDPFFSTKGPKSTGREVFNLPWLEQQLSHQPSFAPENVQATLLELTALTIVESLQSAQSNTEELLVCGGGAHNATLMKRLADLLPNAKVASTVTHGVDPDWVEAMAFAWLAHCCLEGITANRPSVTGAKGLRVLGAIYPN, encoded by the coding sequence ATGGCTCTCTACATCGGCGTGATGTCCGGAACCAGCCTCGATGGCCTGGACATCGCCCTGATCGAGCAGACCTCGGCGATCCACCTGATCGCCACACACTACATTCCCATGCCTGAATCCCTGCGCGCCGAGCTGCTTGGCCTGTGCGCCAGCGGCCATGACGAGATCGCCCGTTCGGCCATCGCCCAACAGAATTGGGTGAAGCTTGCGGCCGAAGGTATCCACGTCCTGCTCGAACAGCAACAGCTCAAACCCGCAGCCATTCGCGCGATCGGCAGCCACGGCCAGACCATTCGCCACGAACCGGCACGTGGTTTTACCGTACAGATCGGCAACCCTGCCCTGCTGACCGAGCTGACCGGGATCACCGTTGTCAGTGACTTCCGCAGCCGTGATGTAGCCGCCGGCGGCCAGGGCGCTCCTCTGGTTCCAGCCTTCCATGAAGCCTTGTTCGAAGAGCGTACCGGCAACCGCGCCGTTCTGAATGTCGGCGGTTTCAGCAATCTAAGCCTGATTGAGCCGAACAAACCTGTAGCCGGATTCGACTGTGGGCCTGGGAATGTTCTGATGGACGCGTGGATTCATCGGCAGCGTGGCGAGAACTATGATCGTAACGGTCAATGGGCAGCCAGCGGCAAGGTGGAGCCAACCCTCCTCAAGGCATTGCTCAATGACCCCTTCTTCTCGACCAAAGGCCCAAAGAGCACCGGCCGGGAAGTGTTCAACCTGCCCTGGCTTGAACAGCAACTGTCCCACCAGCCGAGTTTCGCACCCGAAAACGTACAGGCAACGCTGCTCGAACTGACAGCGCTGACCATCGTCGAATCGCTGCAAAGCGCTCAATCGAATACTGAAGAGCTTCTGGTCTGCGGCGGCGGCGCCCACAACGCTACGCTGATGAAGCGCCTGGCCGACCTCCTGCCCAACGCGAAAGTCGCCAGCACCGTGACCCACGGCGTAGATCCAGACTGGGTTGAAGCCATGGCCTTCGCCTGGCTGGCCCATTGCTGCCTGGAGGGCATCACCGCCAATCGCCCCAGCGTCACCGGTGCAAAAGGCTTGCGCGTACTTGGCGCCATCTACCCCAACTAA
- the tyrS gene encoding tyrosine--tRNA ligase — MKSVEEQLALIKRGAEELLVESELIEKLKRGQPLRIKAGFDPTAPDLHLGHTVLINKLRQFQELGHQVIFLIGDFTGMIGDPSGKSATRPPLTREQVLENAETYKTQVFKILDPAKTEVAFNSTWMDQMGPADFIRLTSQYTVARMLERDDFDKRYTTNQPIAIHEFLYPLVQGYDSVALRADVELGGTDQKFNLLMGRELQRGYGQEAQCILTMPLLEGLDGVKKMSKSLGNYVGIQEAPGVMYSKLVSIPDALMWRYFELLSFRSMDEINAFRADVEAGANPRDIKIKLAEEIVARFHGEEAAANAHRGAGNRMKDGELPDDLPEVELTAAEDMPIAAVLNKAGLVKNSAAARDLLASGGVRIDGEVVDRSFIYVLGATHVCQAGKKAFARITLKSE, encoded by the coding sequence ATGAAGTCGGTTGAAGAGCAGCTAGCGCTGATTAAACGTGGTGCGGAAGAACTGTTGGTCGAGTCCGAGCTGATCGAAAAGCTCAAGCGTGGCCAGCCGCTGCGAATCAAGGCTGGCTTCGATCCAACGGCGCCGGATCTGCACCTTGGACACACTGTGCTTATTAACAAGCTGCGCCAGTTCCAGGAATTGGGGCATCAGGTGATCTTCCTTATTGGTGATTTCACTGGAATGATCGGTGATCCGAGCGGCAAAAGTGCAACTCGTCCTCCGCTGACTCGTGAGCAGGTGCTGGAAAACGCTGAAACCTACAAAACTCAGGTATTCAAGATTCTTGATCCGGCGAAAACCGAGGTGGCGTTCAACTCCACCTGGATGGATCAGATGGGGCCTGCGGATTTCATTCGCCTGACTTCTCAATACACCGTTGCTCGCATGCTCGAGCGTGACGACTTCGACAAGCGCTACACCACTAATCAGCCAATCGCCATTCACGAGTTCCTCTATCCGCTGGTTCAGGGGTATGACTCGGTTGCCTTGCGCGCTGATGTGGAACTGGGTGGCACCGATCAGAAGTTCAATCTGCTGATGGGGCGCGAGTTGCAGCGTGGTTACGGTCAGGAGGCGCAGTGCATTCTGACGATGCCGTTGCTCGAAGGTCTTGATGGTGTGAAGAAGATGTCCAAATCGTTGGGCAACTACGTCGGTATCCAGGAAGCGCCGGGTGTCATGTACAGCAAGCTGGTTTCGATTCCGGATGCGTTGATGTGGCGCTATTTCGAGTTGCTCAGCTTCCGTTCGATGGATGAGATCAATGCCTTCCGTGCTGACGTGGAGGCGGGTGCCAATCCTCGCGACATCAAGATCAAGCTGGCTGAAGAAATTGTTGCCCGTTTCCATGGGGAAGAAGCTGCTGCCAATGCTCACCGTGGTGCGGGTAACCGGATGAAGGATGGCGAGCTGCCGGATGATTTGCCAGAGGTCGAGCTGACTGCTGCCGAAGATATGCCGATTGCTGCTGTCCTTAATAAGGCAGGCCTGGTGAAAAACTCGGCGGCTGCTCGTGATCTGTTGGCTTCCGGTGGTGTGCGTATAGATGGTGAGGTTGTTGATCGCTCCTTTATATATGTACTGGGCGCGACTCACGTCTGCCAGGCTGGGAAGAAGGCATTTGCACGGATTACGCTGAAATCCGAGTAA
- the birA gene encoding bifunctional biotin--[acetyl-CoA-carboxylase] ligase/biotin operon repressor BirA: MLTLLNLLKDGRFHSGQALGVALGISRSAVWKQLQHLEAELGLTIHKVRGRGYQLAAPLTLLDLHRIEANLAGWPISLFDSIDSTNAESLRAVDRGQVAPFLVLAERQIAGRGRRGRKWVSPFAENLYYSLVLRIDGGMRQLEGLSLVVGLAVMQTLRSVGVSGAGLKWPNDVLVGRKKIAGILLELVGDPADVCHVVLGVGINVNMQATDEVDQQWTSVRLESGRNCDRNNLVVELSKQLQLYLQRHQSDGFTSLQAEWEANHLWQAQPVSLTAGVTQVDGVVLGIDNQGALRLKVDGVEKVFSGGELSLRLRDDS; encoded by the coding sequence ATGTTGACGTTGTTGAACCTTCTGAAGGATGGTCGATTCCATTCTGGTCAGGCTCTGGGAGTTGCCCTGGGTATTAGTCGAAGTGCAGTCTGGAAGCAGCTACAGCACTTGGAGGCCGAGCTCGGATTGACCATACATAAAGTTCGAGGTCGGGGTTACCAATTGGCTGCGCCTCTCACCTTGCTTGATTTGCACAGAATTGAGGCGAATCTTGCCGGCTGGCCTATCAGCCTCTTTGACTCAATCGACTCTACTAACGCCGAATCATTACGCGCGGTCGATCGTGGCCAAGTGGCGCCTTTTCTAGTTTTAGCTGAGCGACAGATTGCCGGGCGTGGGCGCAGGGGGCGAAAGTGGGTCAGCCCATTTGCCGAAAACCTTTATTACAGTCTCGTATTGCGCATTGATGGCGGAATGCGTCAGCTCGAGGGCTTGAGCCTGGTCGTGGGGCTCGCTGTCATGCAAACCCTGCGCTCGGTTGGGGTCTCTGGTGCCGGGTTGAAATGGCCTAATGACGTTCTCGTCGGTCGAAAAAAGATCGCCGGGATTCTGCTCGAGCTCGTAGGGGATCCGGCAGATGTGTGTCACGTGGTACTGGGGGTTGGTATCAACGTGAATATGCAGGCCACTGATGAGGTCGATCAGCAGTGGACTTCGGTTCGCTTGGAATCGGGTCGAAATTGCGATCGTAATAATCTGGTGGTGGAGTTGAGCAAGCAGTTGCAGCTCTATTTGCAGCGCCATCAGTCAGATGGTTTTACTTCGCTTCAGGCAGAGTGGGAAGCGAATCATCTCTGGCAAGCACAGCCAGTTTCGCTAACGGCGGGTGTCACTCAGGTGGATGGTGTGGTCCTGGGTATCGATAATCAGGGTGCGTTGCGGCTGAAGGTTGATGGAGTGGAAAAAGTCTTTAGTGGCGGAGAGCTCAGCTTGAGGTTGCGTGATGATTCTTGA
- the secE gene encoding preprotein translocase subunit SecE, whose translation MTPKAEAQGSRFDLLKWLVVVALVVVGVVGNQYYSASPILYRVLALLVIAAVAAFVGLQTAKGKSFFVLVKEARTEIRKVVWPTRQETTQTTLIVVAVVLVMALLLWGLDSLLGWLVSLIVG comes from the coding sequence ATGACTCCTAAGGCTGAAGCTCAAGGCTCTCGCTTCGATCTGCTCAAGTGGCTTGTAGTGGTCGCTTTGGTGGTGGTTGGCGTTGTAGGCAATCAGTATTACTCTGCTTCGCCGATCCTGTACCGTGTACTCGCATTGCTTGTCATTGCTGCTGTAGCTGCCTTTGTAGGCCTGCAGACTGCCAAGGGCAAGTCTTTCTTTGTGCTGGTTAAGGAAGCTCGTACCGAGATTCGTAAAGTCGTATGGCCAACTCGCCAAGAAACCACGCAGACCACGCTTATTGTTGTGGCTGTTGTTCTGGTTATGGCGTTGCTGTTGTGGGGGCTCGATTCCCTGCTCGGCTGGCTTGTTTCCTTGATTGTCGGCTAA
- a CDS encoding NAD(P)H-dependent flavin oxidoreductase — MSLPALLEQRLRLPVVAAPMFLISNPELVLACCRNGVVGSFPALNQRESSGFKAWLEQIEAGLATLDNPAPYAVNLIVHKSNPRLEADLNICVEHKVPIVITSLGAVKEVVDAVHSYGGLVFHDVTTRRHAEKAAEAGVDGLIAVAAGAGGHAGTWSPFSLIAEIRQFFDKTLLLAGCLNHGHEILAAQLLGADLAYFGTRFIGTTESHAPDAYKEMLLTAKAADIIHTPAVSGVPASFMRQSLEAAGFDMAALQGKGEVNFGDKLKPINDEAKAWKTVWSAGQGVGEIEDLPSVDQLVARLDAEYRQALEHAAQLPDRWPR; from the coding sequence ATGTCGCTGCCCGCTCTGCTCGAACAACGTCTGCGTTTGCCCGTCGTGGCCGCGCCGATGTTCCTGATTTCCAATCCAGAACTGGTGCTCGCCTGCTGTCGCAATGGCGTGGTCGGCAGCTTTCCGGCGCTCAACCAACGCGAGAGCAGCGGGTTCAAGGCCTGGCTGGAACAGATCGAAGCGGGACTGGCGACATTGGATAACCCGGCGCCTTATGCCGTGAACCTGATTGTTCACAAGAGCAACCCGCGTCTGGAGGCGGATCTGAACATCTGCGTCGAGCACAAAGTCCCCATCGTGATCACCAGCCTCGGCGCAGTGAAGGAAGTGGTGGATGCGGTGCACAGCTACGGCGGCCTGGTATTCCACGACGTGACGACTCGCCGCCATGCGGAAAAAGCCGCCGAAGCCGGCGTCGATGGTTTGATCGCCGTTGCGGCCGGCGCCGGTGGACATGCCGGTACCTGGAGCCCGTTCTCGCTGATCGCCGAGATTCGTCAGTTCTTCGACAAGACGCTACTGCTTGCAGGATGTTTGAACCACGGCCATGAGATTCTCGCCGCACAACTGCTCGGCGCGGATTTGGCCTACTTCGGTACGCGATTCATCGGTACGACTGAAAGCCATGCGCCCGACGCCTACAAGGAGATGCTGCTGACAGCCAAGGCTGCGGACATCATTCATACTCCTGCCGTGTCTGGAGTCCCGGCCAGCTTCATGCGCCAAAGCCTGGAAGCTGCCGGTTTCGATATGGCGGCGTTGCAAGGCAAGGGTGAAGTGAACTTCGGCGACAAACTCAAACCGATCAACGATGAAGCCAAAGCCTGGAAAACCGTGTGGTCGGCGGGTCAGGGGGTAGGCGAAATCGAGGATCTGCCGAGTGTGGACCAACTGGTGGCGCGCCTCGATGCCGAGTATCGCCAGGCCCTGGAACACGCAGCACAGCTCCCGGACCGCTGGCCGCGGTGA
- the tuf gene encoding elongation factor Tu: MAKEKFDRSLPHVNVGTIGHVDHGKTTLTAALTRVCSEVFGSAVVEFDKIDSAPEEKARGITINTAHVEYNSNIRHYAHVDCPGHADYVKNMITGAAQMDGAILVCSAADGPMPQTREHILLSRQVGVPYIVVFLNKADLVDDAELLELVEMEVRDLLSTYDFPGDDTPIIIGSARMALEGKDDNEMGTTAVKKLVETLDSYIPEPERAIDKPFLMPIEDVFSISGRGTVVTGRIERGIVRVQDALEIVGLRDTTTTTCTGVEMFRKLLDEGRAGENCGVLLRGTKRDDVERGQVLVKPGSVKPHTKFTAEVYVLSKEEGGRHTPFFKGYRPQFYFRTTDVTGNCELPEGVEMVMPGDNIQMTVTLIKTIAMEDGLRFAIREGGRTVGAGVVAKIIE, encoded by the coding sequence ATGGCTAAGGAAAAATTTGATCGTTCCCTACCGCACGTCAACGTCGGAACTATCGGTCACGTTGACCACGGTAAAACCACTCTGACCGCTGCTCTGACTCGCGTCTGCTCCGAAGTTTTCGGTTCGGCCGTAGTTGAATTCGACAAGATCGACAGCGCTCCAGAAGAAAAAGCTCGCGGTATCACCATCAACACCGCGCACGTTGAGTACAACTCGAACATTCGTCACTACGCTCACGTTGACTGCCCAGGTCACGCTGACTACGTGAAGAACATGATCACTGGTGCTGCCCAGATGGACGGCGCGATCCTGGTTTGCTCGGCCGCTGATGGTCCGATGCCACAAACCCGTGAGCACATCCTGCTGTCCCGTCAGGTAGGCGTTCCGTACATCGTGGTTTTCCTGAACAAGGCAGACCTGGTAGACGACGCTGAGCTGCTGGAACTGGTTGAGATGGAAGTTCGCGACCTGCTGTCCACCTACGACTTCCCAGGCGACGACACTCCGATCATCATCGGTTCTGCTCGTATGGCGCTGGAAGGCAAAGACGACAACGAAATGGGCACCACTGCTGTTAAGAAGCTGGTGGAAACTCTGGACAGCTACATCCCAGAGCCAGAGCGTGCTATCGACAAGCCTTTCCTGATGCCAATCGAAGACGTGTTCTCGATCTCGGGTCGCGGTACTGTTGTTACCGGTCGTATCGAGCGCGGTATCGTTCGCGTTCAAGATGCCCTGGAAATCGTTGGTCTGCGTGACACCACCACCACCACCTGCACCGGTGTTGAGATGTTCCGCAAGCTGCTGGACGAAGGTCGTGCTGGCGAGAACTGCGGCGTTCTGCTGCGTGGTACCAAGCGTGACGACGTTGAGCGTGGTCAGGTTCTGGTTAAGCCGGGTTCGGTTAAGCCGCACACCAAGTTCACCGCAGAAGTTTACGTTCTGAGCAAGGAAGAAGGCGGTCGTCACACTCCGTTCTTCAAAGGCTACCGTCCACAGTTCTACTTCCGCACTACTGACGTGACCGGTAACTGCGAGCTGCCAGAAGGCGTTGAAATGGTAATGCCAGGTGACAACATTCAGATGACTGTTACCCTGATCAAAACCATCGCAATGGAAGACGGTCTGCGTTTCGCTATCCGTGAAGGCGGTCGTACCGTCGGCGCTGGCGTCGTAGCCAAAATCATCGAGTAA
- a CDS encoding pantothenate kinase translates to MILELDCGNSFIKWRVLHAEVGALIAEGVVDTDKALVDALRSPVKLSLSKCRLVSVRTDEETSDLIALLKREFGISVVCAAPAREMSGVKNGYEDYERLGLDRWLAMLGGFHLANGACVVLDFGTAVTADFISPDGEHLGGFICPGMPLMRNQLRTHTRKIRYGDQAAEQALASQAPGRNTVEAVERGCLLMLRGFVLTQLEMARSYWGDSFTVFITGGDAELVSDVAPGARVVSDLVFVGLAMACPLS, encoded by the coding sequence ATGATTCTTGAGCTCGATTGCGGTAACAGCTTTATCAAATGGCGGGTGTTGCACGCTGAAGTCGGTGCTTTGATCGCTGAGGGTGTGGTTGACACTGATAAGGCGTTGGTCGACGCGCTTCGCTCGCCAGTGAAGCTCTCGTTGAGTAAGTGCCGCCTTGTCAGCGTAAGAACGGACGAGGAGACCAGTGATCTTATTGCGCTACTCAAGCGGGAGTTCGGTATTTCCGTTGTTTGTGCGGCGCCCGCCCGTGAGATGTCTGGTGTCAAGAATGGTTATGAAGACTACGAGCGTCTTGGACTCGATCGCTGGCTGGCTATGCTGGGTGGTTTTCATTTGGCCAATGGCGCTTGTGTGGTCTTGGATTTCGGAACTGCAGTGACGGCAGATTTCATTTCGCCGGATGGTGAGCATCTGGGGGGCTTCATTTGTCCCGGCATGCCGCTGATGCGAAACCAGTTACGTACGCATACGCGCAAGATTCGCTATGGGGATCAAGCTGCGGAGCAGGCATTGGCCAGTCAGGCTCCAGGGCGAAACACGGTTGAAGCAGTGGAGCGCGGTTGTTTGCTGATGTTGAGAGGGTTCGTTTTGACTCAACTGGAAATGGCGCGGTCCTATTGGGGGGACTCCTTCACTGTTTTCATCACTGGTGGGGACGCAGAGCTGGTTTCTGATGTTGCGCCAGGGGCTCGGGTCGTCTCCGATCTGGTGTTCGTGGGTTTGGCTATGGCGTGTCCTTTATCCTGA